One Natronolimnobius sp. AArcel1 genomic region harbors:
- a CDS encoding DUF790 family protein, with amino-acid sequence MLTKDLLRVSRAGGGYHPQFSDRAHRPLAAKVIGTFQGHVGESRGDLEEALTSLEREADDFKLVRGIAALLEREATFETDAELEPERARKAVFEAAEAVGVVSEDERAMALIRAAEPLSVSADALEAGLYADLEDRQRLTAVETRWDPDDLLAQYNLSLAQTALFDATEVRVRSSDPKALISAIKRLRLMYEIHAPNSDDLLASDDGASEREVIVTGPTHLFRATRRYGTRFARLLRTVAGAAEWHLEATIDDRGTERTLTLSHEDPITVPDADPVAEVTFDSGVEADFAARIGTLDLEWDLVREPEPLATGTRVMIPDFAFEYAHSNFRVYLEIMGFWTPEYVAKKLSQLEGLEDVELIVAVDESLGVGEEIAARDFRAIPYTGTVRVKDVVDVLGAYERDLVAASAADLPAELRPDDDAVTLEALADRHGVSEDALADVVFPEHERVGRTLVRPGVLEELSEGISAGMSLAGAEDELEAYGIDDSSALLSELGYRVEWEGLAGGTLVER; translated from the coding sequence CCAGCTTAGAGCGCGAGGCGGACGATTTCAAACTCGTCCGCGGAATCGCCGCCTTGCTCGAGCGCGAAGCAACCTTCGAGACCGACGCCGAACTCGAGCCCGAACGCGCCCGGAAAGCGGTCTTCGAGGCAGCCGAAGCCGTCGGCGTCGTCAGCGAAGACGAACGGGCGATGGCGCTCATCCGCGCCGCCGAACCGCTTTCGGTTTCTGCAGACGCCCTCGAGGCGGGGCTCTATGCCGATCTTGAGGACCGCCAGCGTCTCACAGCAGTCGAGACGCGGTGGGACCCAGACGACCTGCTGGCGCAGTACAACCTCTCGCTGGCGCAAACGGCGCTGTTCGACGCGACTGAGGTTCGGGTTCGCTCGAGCGATCCGAAGGCGCTCATCTCGGCGATCAAACGACTGCGGCTGATGTACGAGATTCACGCGCCGAACAGCGACGACCTGCTCGCATCCGACGACGGCGCAAGCGAGCGCGAGGTGATCGTCACCGGCCCAACACACCTCTTTCGGGCAACCCGGCGCTACGGCACTCGCTTTGCCAGACTCTTGCGGACGGTCGCGGGCGCAGCTGAGTGGCACCTCGAGGCGACCATCGACGACCGCGGGACAGAGCGCACACTCACCCTCTCACACGAGGATCCGATCACCGTCCCCGACGCCGACCCGGTCGCCGAGGTGACGTTCGACAGCGGCGTCGAAGCGGACTTCGCGGCCCGAATCGGGACTCTCGACCTCGAGTGGGACCTCGTACGTGAACCAGAACCGCTCGCAACGGGCACGCGCGTGATGATCCCCGATTTTGCGTTCGAGTACGCGCATTCGAACTTTCGCGTCTATCTCGAGATCATGGGCTTTTGGACGCCAGAGTACGTCGCAAAGAAGCTCTCGCAACTCGAGGGCCTCGAGGACGTGGAACTCATCGTCGCGGTCGACGAATCGCTGGGTGTCGGCGAGGAGATCGCCGCGCGGGATTTCCGGGCGATTCCCTACACCGGCACGGTACGGGTGAAAGACGTGGTCGACGTATTGGGAGCGTACGAACGCGACCTCGTCGCCGCGAGCGCTGCCGACCTGCCCGCGGAACTGCGTCCCGATGATGACGCCGTGACGCTCGAGGCGCTCGCCGACCGCCACGGTGTCAGTGAGGACGCGCTCGCGGACGTGGTCTTCCCCGAGCACGAGCGCGTCGGGCGAACGCTGGTTCGACCCGGCGTGCTCGAGGAACTCTCGGAGGGGATTTCGGCCGGTATGTCGTTGGCTGGCGCCGAAGACGAACTCGAGGCGTACGGGATCGACGACTCGAGTGCGTTGCTTTCGGAACTTGGCTATCGCGTCGAGTGGGAGGGGCTTGCGGGCGGCACGCTCGTCGAACGGTAA
- a CDS encoding acyl-CoA thioester hydrolase/BAAT C-terminal domain-containing protein gives MNERFLSGTTIRTEDVNGRLFQGLGDGPRPGVLVLHGAGGARGYEQEYAALLAEHGYTVLCVEYFGASGVRDRLLEVPLEEFNHAAEWLLQRPDVSGDQVGVVGFSRGGEASLLAGSTFDTIGCIIAYVPSCYVWPAPSWMDGVGEDQPTWLLDGEPLPHLHVDKYVDESEEDEPFPDEEPISSTPAIDQPTPKERARAEIPVEDIDGPVLLISGEQDTIWPSTRMAECAVERLEKHEHPWQFEHCSFPEAGHAIRVPYRFNADTSPADTHRFGGTHAANARASARAWQAMLEYLDRL, from the coding sequence ATGAACGAGCGATTCCTCTCGGGGACGACCATTCGGACCGAGGACGTGAACGGGCGACTCTTTCAAGGACTGGGTGATGGGCCTCGACCGGGTGTCCTCGTTCTTCACGGTGCCGGTGGTGCACGGGGGTACGAACAGGAGTATGCCGCGTTGCTCGCCGAACATGGGTATACCGTGCTGTGCGTTGAGTACTTCGGCGCGTCGGGCGTCCGTGATCGACTGTTAGAAGTGCCATTAGAGGAGTTCAACCATGCCGCCGAGTGGTTGTTACAACGGCCCGACGTTTCGGGTGATCAAGTCGGAGTTGTCGGCTTTTCCAGAGGCGGCGAGGCATCTCTTCTAGCCGGATCGACGTTTGACACCATTGGTTGCATCATCGCCTACGTGCCGAGTTGCTACGTTTGGCCCGCACCATCGTGGATGGATGGGGTCGGCGAGGACCAGCCAACGTGGCTGCTCGACGGAGAACCGTTACCACACCTTCACGTTGACAAATACGTGGACGAGAGCGAGGAGGATGAGCCGTTCCCGGACGAAGAACCGATCTCATCGACACCGGCAATTGATCAGCCGACGCCTAAAGAGCGGGCACGAGCCGAGATTCCCGTCGAAGACATCGACGGTCCAGTGTTGCTCATCTCTGGCGAACAGGACACTATCTGGCCGTCAACACGCATGGCGGAGTGCGCCGTCGAGCGACTCGAGAAACACGAGCACCCATGGCAGTTTGAACACTGTTCATTTCCCGAGGCCGGACACGCGATCCGAGTTCCGTACCGGTTCAACGCTGATACGTCTCCGGCCGACACGCACCGGTTCGGCGGAACGCATGCCGCGAACGCTCGTGCGTCCGCTCGAGCCTGGCAGGCGATGCTCGAGTATCTCGACCGCCTCTAA